The following proteins are encoded in a genomic region of Tenacibaculum sp. 190524A05c:
- a CDS encoding fasciclin domain-containing protein, translating into MLLKSIKKVFILSLILGFGFLTSCDDDNDTPVIEDTIVDLASADSNLSILVQALQRADLVSALQADGAMTVFAPTNTAFQALLDKKAAWTTLDDIPVETLKAVLLYHVLPVYAPSQNLSDNQVAATLNGASITVDLSSGVKIESESGQSVSVTTPDILAKNGVIHVIDEVLLPTELPKDITDLAIATADLSTLVAALQRANLVSALQADGPFTVFAPTNAAFQALLDSNSSWNSLDDIPVDVLTNVLLFHVINGNVTSDLLTDTYVNTLATGPNSEPLSLQVEVTGGIEFNGDSKPVTGLINIAASNGTVHVIDKVMLPPNVVTLALNNAGFTSLVAALTDSRHTTDFVSILSGDGPFTIFAPTNAAFQALLDSNASWNSLADIPIATLDAVLKYHVVSGANVQADQLSNGDVSTLGGTITIDLTSGAQINTSSMQTVNILVGAATNDVQGTNGVIHAVDAVLLP; encoded by the coding sequence ATGTTATTAAAATCAATTAAAAAAGTATTTATTCTAAGTTTAATCTTAGGATTTGGGTTCTTAACTTCTTGTGATGATGACAACGACACACCAGTCATTGAAGACACAATTGTAGATTTGGCTTCCGCCGATAGTAATTTATCAATATTAGTTCAGGCTTTACAAAGAGCTGATTTAGTTTCAGCATTACAGGCTGATGGCGCGATGACAGTTTTTGCTCCAACAAATACAGCTTTCCAGGCTTTATTAGATAAGAAAGCAGCTTGGACAACATTAGATGATATTCCTGTAGAAACTTTAAAGGCAGTTCTATTGTATCATGTATTACCAGTTTATGCACCATCTCAAAATTTAAGCGACAATCAAGTTGCTGCTACTCTAAATGGGGCAAGTATTACTGTTGATTTGTCTAGCGGAGTAAAGATTGAGTCAGAATCAGGACAATCTGTTTCAGTAACTACACCAGACATTTTAGCAAAGAATGGAGTAATTCATGTTATTGATGAAGTTTTATTACCAACTGAATTACCGAAGGATATCACAGATTTAGCTATTGCAACGGCTGATTTAAGTACTTTAGTTGCGGCTTTACAAAGAGCTAATTTAGTTTCAGCTTTACAAGCAGATGGACCTTTCACAGTGTTCGCACCAACAAATGCAGCATTTCAAGCATTATTAGATTCAAATTCATCATGGAATTCATTAGATGATATCCCAGTTGATGTATTAACTAATGTATTATTATTCCACGTAATTAATGGAAACGTAACTTCAGATTTATTAACTGATACTTATGTTAACACATTAGCTACTGGACCAAATAGTGAGCCTTTATCTTTACAAGTAGAAGTAACTGGAGGTATTGAGTTTAATGGAGATTCTAAGCCAGTAACAGGATTAATTAATATTGCAGCTTCAAATGGTACTGTTCACGTTATAGACAAAGTAATGTTACCACCAAATGTTGTAACATTAGCTTTAAACAACGCAGGATTTACTTCTTTAGTTGCTGCTTTAACAGATTCAAGACATACAACAGATTTTGTTTCAATATTAAGCGGAGATGGACCATTTACAATCTTCGCGCCAACGAACGCTGCATTCCAAGCATTATTAGATTCTAATGCTTCTTGGAACAGTTTAGCAGATATTCCAATTGCTACACTAGATGCAGTATTAAAGTACCATGTGGTTAGTGGTGCAAATGTTCAGGCAGACCAATTATCAAATGGAGACGTTTCAACCCTTGGAGGAACAATTACAATCGATTTAACTTCAGGAGCACAAATAAATACATCAAGTATGCAAACAGTTAACATTTTAGTTGGAGCTGCTACAAATGATGTACAAGGTACTAATGGTGTAATCCATGCAGTAGATGCGGTGTTATTACCATAG